From Desmodus rotundus isolate HL8 chromosome 12, HLdesRot8A.1, whole genome shotgun sequence, one genomic window encodes:
- the S100A14 gene encoding protein S100-A14 yields MGQCRSANAEDAQELSDVERAIETLIKNFHQYSVEGGKETLTPSELHDLVTQQLPHLMPSNCGLEERIANLGSCNDSKLKFGSFWELIGEAAKSVKLGSPVPGS; encoded by the exons ATGGGACAGTGTCGGTCAGCCAATGCTGAG GATGCCCAGGAATTGAGTGACGTGGAAAGGGCCATTGAGACTCTCATCAAGAACTTCCACCAGTACTCggtggagggtgggaaggagacgCTAACCCCCTCTGAATTACATGACCTGGTGACCCAGCAGCTGCCTCACCTCATGCCG AGCAACTGTGGACTGGAAGAGAGAATAGCCAACCTGGGCAGCTGTAACGACTCTAAACTAAAGTTTGGGAGTTTCTGGGAGCTGATTGGAGAAGCAGCCAAGAGTGTGAAGCTGGGGAGCCCTGTCCCGGGGAGCTGA